TCCCCAAAAAAAGCAATACAGAAGATTAATACGTCCTCCAAGATTAAAAGGAATTTTACTGTAATCCCAAAAGACTGTCCCAAACATCTTCTCAGAAAGAACACTACACAGATATTCGTATACTCCTCCTAAAACTGTTCCCATGATAAATAAAAATCTGTCGGTCCTGTTTCTGTACTTATAAAGCAGAACAGTTACCGCCGCCACAGCGAATCCCCAGACAATACTAAATGGTCCCCAGACCACGCTACTACGGCTCATCCAGACTCCAGCACTAATACGACAAAAAATTGTTTCTGTAATATCCCCCAAAAAAGAACCAATAAAAAATAAAAGCATAATTTTATAAAAACTGCAGCCTGCAGCAAAACTTTTCACCTTATTCTGGGTTTTTACCTGATTATCTGTTTTGGGATAAGCCCTCTGAATTCGTCCGTTTACCCAATGGTACAATTTTTTTTCTAAGCCAACACTAATACTGGAAAACCAAGAATCAATGGACTCCCATTGTTCGATCTTCCTGCTTTTTCCAGTAATAATAAACATAGTTGCCACTATATCAAGGCTCAATCCAGTCATTAAGACCCAGATAACAACGCTTTCCACATTACGGGGAAGTATATGGAAAATTTGAAGAAACAAGCTGTTTCCCCATTTCATAGAAACTACGCCCAAAAGGCCCCAAAGAACTGAAATAGGAAGACAGATGTAACCATCTAAGTTCCATTTTATATGTGAATAGTCCCACCACCTTTCATGATACAATTTCTCCAGCATATGACCTGCGATCCATTCTACCAGCGTTGCCAATATCG
The window above is part of the Lachnoclostridium edouardi genome. Proteins encoded here:
- a CDS encoding putative ABC transporter permease; the protein is MKIGYELIWLFFVYSFLGWVLETIHGAIVHRRFVNRGLVNSPFCIIYGITAVVIAFAGQELTGFWLFVSSAILATLVEWIAGHMLEKLYHERWWDYSHIKWNLDGYICLPISVLWGLLGVVSMKWGNSLFLQIFHILPRNVESVVIWVLMTGLSLDIVATMFIITGKSRKIEQWESIDSWFSSISVGLEKKLYHWVNGRIQRAYPKTDNQVKTQNKVKSFAAGCSFYKIMLLFFIGSFLGDITETIFCRISAGVWMSRSSVVWGPFSIVWGFAVAAVTVLLYKYRNRTDRFLFIMGTVLGGVYEYLCSVLSEKMFGTVFWDYSKIPFNLGGRINLLYCFFWGIAAVVWFKALYPKLSAWIEKIPEKAGKIVTWILIVFMCCNMTVSFLALVRSSQRSSGIEAEKTWQVIMDQKFSDERLRQIYPNAIRVE